In Candidatus Bathyarchaeota archaeon, a single genomic region encodes these proteins:
- a CDS encoding FAD-dependent oxidoreductase encodes MSGSNGVYDLVIVGAGPAGITAAIYAARKRMNFVVLTLNVGGQVTYSSGVENYTGFQYITGEELAAKFYEHLNRYSFELKMEEVKSVKPLNGMFLVKTDRSEYRSRTVIVATGRRPRELNVPGERELRNRGVTYCATCDAPLFENMDVAVVGGGNSGLEATLQLTRIASKIYLIEVMPQLKADPILVERALATGKVEVWLGTRVLEITGDRTVNGIKVERGGVTSILPVQGVFIEIGSAPNSGMIDFVEKNKWGEIIVNCACETSYPGLFAAGDVTSVPEKQIIIAAGEGCKAALSAYRYLISSKMKDSSRPLIT; translated from the coding sequence ATGAGCGGTTCTAACGGAGTCTATGATCTCGTGATTGTTGGCGCAGGCCCAGCAGGGATAACCGCAGCCATATACGCAGCCAGGAAGAGGATGAACTTCGTTGTGCTAACCCTGAATGTTGGCGGTCAGGTCACCTATTCATCCGGGGTTGAGAACTACACTGGCTTCCAATACATAACCGGGGAGGAACTTGCGGCAAAGTTCTACGAGCATCTGAACCGTTACAGCTTCGAACTGAAGATGGAGGAAGTTAAATCGGTCAAGCCTCTGAACGGCATGTTCCTTGTCAAGACGGACCGTTCCGAGTATAGGAGCAGAACAGTTATCGTTGCAACTGGTAGGAGACCAAGGGAGCTCAATGTCCCGGGGGAGAGGGAGCTTAGAAATAGGGGGGTAACATACTGTGCAACGTGTGACGCGCCGCTCTTCGAGAATATGGACGTAGCCGTAGTCGGCGGAGGAAACTCTGGCCTAGAAGCAACCCTACAACTGACAAGGATCGCAAGTAAGATATACCTAATCGAGGTTATGCCTCAACTCAAAGCCGATCCCATACTAGTTGAAAGGGCCCTAGCAACGGGGAAGGTTGAGGTTTGGCTTGGTACGAGAGTTCTTGAGATCACAGGCGATAGAACGGTAAATGGGATTAAAGTTGAAAGAGGAGGAGTAACATCCATTTTACCAGTTCAAGGAGTCTTCATCGAGATCGGATCCGCGCCCAACTCTGGAATGATTGATTTCGTCGAGAAGAACAAGTGGGGAGAAATAATCGTAAACTGTGCATGTGAAACAAGCTACCCTGGACTCTTCGCAGCAGGAGACGTGACAAGCGTTCCAGAAAAGCAGATAATTATAGCGGCTGGCGAGGGCTGCAAAGCAGCGCTCTCAGCATACCGGTACCTCATCTCTTCTAAGATGAAAGATTCGTCGAGGCCTCTTA
- a CDS encoding arsenate reductase ArsC, which translates to MKTVLFVCVENSFRSQIAEAYFNKYAPEGWRAVSAGIQPADKVHPNAVKLMLEDGINISRKKPKLITRKLQENADVAVIVCSGALCPIVYAKHIEEWNIPDPARMTLGEARKIRDEIKQRVIDLIKRLKQNML; encoded by the coding sequence TTGAAAACCGTCTTATTTGTCTGCGTAGAGAACAGTTTCAGGAGCCAGATCGCTGAAGCCTACTTCAATAAGTATGCGCCTGAAGGCTGGAGAGCTGTAAGCGCAGGTATTCAACCAGCGGATAAAGTTCATCCCAATGCGGTTAAGCTTATGCTTGAGGATGGGATAAATATAAGCCGCAAGAAGCCGAAGCTCATTACAAGAAAACTCCAAGAAAATGCTGATGTTGCTGTCATAGTTTGTAGTGGCGCTCTATGCCCGATAGTCTATGCTAAGCACATCGAGGAGTGGAATATCCCTGACCCTGCGAGGATGACGCTTGGAGAGGCTAGGAAGATAAGGGACGAAATAAAACAGAGGGTCATAGATCTTATAAAAAGGCTTAAGCAAAATATGCTATAA
- a CDS encoding sodium:calcium antiporter produces the protein MFEWLGPFGNALILLVTLFILDRSSDLAVENAVRVADITGLGKTVVGFILVAMTTTLPELSVSVLVAVGLEDVGVAVGNALGSNIVNICLILGLTFLIVSLIRKRGAHLEVKEEVETLYFGLFMASMVPLILIYVGYVSRIVGCSLIALFIYNLYRVSRKRRIENADAQDGRDDKLARHVLLTIIGVFILIVSASIFVNSASYIAEYMGIPKVVIGATIVAFGTSLPEFANSLKSSLKGHAELALGNIVGSCFMNVTLILGTALIGQNFRVNMAAFTGLAVYALISCLLLWYFISSKRISWKEGAILLSLYLIFLVEILGGYRE, from the coding sequence ATGTTCGAGTGGTTGGGGCCATTTGGAAATGCGCTGATCCTATTAGTAACGCTCTTTATTCTTGATCGTTCAAGCGACTTAGCCGTTGAAAACGCCGTCAGGGTTGCAGATATTACTGGTCTGGGAAAAACTGTTGTAGGTTTTATCTTGGTTGCTATGACTACGACGCTGCCTGAACTAAGCGTGTCAGTTCTTGTTGCGGTTGGGTTGGAGGATGTTGGTGTAGCTGTTGGGAATGCTCTAGGCTCGAATATAGTTAACATATGCCTTATTTTAGGCTTGACTTTTCTAATAGTCTCCCTGATAAGGAAAAGAGGGGCACATTTAGAGGTTAAAGAGGAGGTGGAAACCCTTTACTTCGGGCTTTTCATGGCCTCAATGGTTCCTCTAATCCTGATCTACGTGGGGTATGTGAGCAGGATAGTAGGCTGTTCTCTCATAGCGCTCTTCATATATAACCTATACAGGGTCTCAAGGAAGAGGAGAATCGAGAACGCGGATGCTCAGGATGGAAGGGATGATAAACTTGCTCGCCACGTCCTCTTAACCATAATTGGTGTGTTTATTCTAATTGTAAGCGCATCCATATTTGTGAATTCAGCCTCATACATTGCAGAGTATATGGGGATCCCAAAAGTGGTTATTGGCGCCACAATAGTTGCCTTTGGAACAAGCCTGCCAGAGTTTGCAAACAGTTTAAAATCGTCTCTTAAGGGGCATGCGGAGCTGGCTTTAGGAAATATTGTCGGGTCATGCTTCATGAACGTAACCCTCATCTTGGGAACGGCTTTGATAGGCCAGAATTTCAGGGTAAATATGGCTGCCTTCACTGGCTTAGCTGTTTATGCGCTTATATCCTGCTTATTACTATGGTATTTCATCTCGAGTAAAAGAATAAGCTGGAAGGAGGGGGCGATCCTCCTCTCCTTATACCTGATCTTCTTGGTCGAGATCCTTGGAGGATACAGAGAATAA
- a CDS encoding PAS domain-containing protein: MADFDEIGYCCFTPKHLISKTAAPTPRVVVERQTGREDLLQFETGSLTEEEIDAILNTLPFDITFVDKDDAVQYFNKADKRILVRTKSIIGRRVQLCHPQKSIHIVNRILEAFKKGEKDVAELWIQSHGRLIHIRYFAVRDKDDGYLGTMEVTKDIKRIEGEKRLLDWEG; encoded by the coding sequence ATGGCTGACTTCGATGAAATCGGTTACTGCTGCTTCACTCCAAAGCATTTAATATCTAAGACTGCGGCGCCCACCCCGAGAGTAGTTGTTGAGAGGCAGACTGGAAGGGAAGACCTGCTACAGTTTGAGACTGGATCGTTGACGGAAGAGGAGATTGATGCCATCCTGAACACTTTACCATTCGACATAACTTTTGTTGATAAGGATGATGCTGTACAATACTTTAACAAAGCTGACAAACGTATATTAGTGAGAACAAAATCAATCATCGGCAGAAGGGTGCAGCTTTGCCACCCACAAAAAAGCATCCACATAGTCAACAGGATATTGGAAGCCTTCAAAAAGGGCGAGAAGGATGTTGCGGAATTATGGATCCAATCTCACGGTCGCCTAATACATATAAGATATTTTGCAGTCAGGGATAAGGACGACGGATATCTGGGAACAATGGAAGTAACCAAGGATATAAAGAGGATAGAGGGCGAAAAGAGACTTTTAGACTGGGAAGGATGA
- a CDS encoding DUF438 domain-containing protein, whose product MRGRLTEEDRKKALKEIIGLIHAGVPPNQVKDRFMQFLESVSPLEIAKIEQEIVSEGLSREDIQKLCDLHLEVFREQLEKQKLDAIPESPIGILIEEHMMLQKITRNLKSSAEML is encoded by the coding sequence ATGAGGGGAAGATTAACTGAGGAAGACCGTAAAAAGGCTCTTAAAGAGATTATTGGGCTAATACATGCCGGAGTGCCCCCAAACCAAGTTAAGGATAGGTTTATGCAATTTCTTGAGAGTGTTAGTCCACTCGAGATTGCTAAAATAGAGCAGGAGATTGTAAGCGAGGGTTTATCTAGGGAGGATATACAGAAGCTTTGCGATCTGCATTTAGAAGTCTTTAGGGAGCAATTGGAAAAGCAGAAGCTTGATGCTATTCCAGAAAGTCCCATCGGCATACTCATTGAGGAACATATGATGCTTCAGAAAATTACAAGAAATCTCAAATCATCGGCTGAGATGTTGTAA